A genomic segment from Nicotiana sylvestris chromosome 1, ASM39365v2, whole genome shotgun sequence encodes:
- the LOC104225657 gene encoding protein SODIUM POTASSIUM ROOT DEFECTIVE 2-like isoform X2, whose translation MNYKKLGGSRKMIRGFMCQPEVATAVCMSCDSRSAVVPTARRRMLAEEHAKLINNYSKCTRLGDVPRTLGSMPMISTAATISRKSRNGVGAVSSVPVLTIKKDEEKGSQIVVPSLLSSDNTFQVVVMRVSLHCQGCAGKVKKHLSKMEGVTSFSIDLDSKRVTVMGHVSPVGVLESISKVKRAEFWP comes from the exons ATGAACTACAAAAAATTAGGAGGCAGCAGGAAGATGATCAGAGGATTTATGTGCCAGCCTGAAGTGGCAACTGCAGTGTGCATGAGCTGTGATTCAAGGTCGGCTGTCGTGCCGACGGCGCGACGTAGAATGTTGGCGGAAGAACATGCAAAATTAATTAACAACTACTCCAAATGTACTAGGTTAGGGGATGTACCTCGTACACTTGGTTCTATGCCTATGATCAGTACTGCTGCTACTATTAGTAGGAAATCAAGAAATGGTGTTGGTGCTGTTTCCTCTGTTCCTGTTTTGACTATtaagaaagatgaagaaaaaggTTCCCAAATTGTTGTTCCTTCACTACTCTCTTCAGATAACACATTCCAG GTCGTTGTGATGAGGGTATCTCTTCATTGTCAAGGCTGTGCTGGTAAAGTGAAGAAACATCTCTCCAAAATGGAAG GGGTAACATCATTCAGCATAGACTTGGACAGCAAAAGGGTAACTGTGATGGGACACGTGTCACCTGTTGGTGTGTTGGAAAGCATATCGAAAGTGAAAAGAGCTGAATTTTGGCCCTGA
- the LOC104225658 gene encoding uncharacterized protein, which translates to MNSVITEVAALLKRRCSAGKRKPKFFKRRVKIKAKRRSKKAVAVKGEEGVSPLVKKYWVQRYDLFLRYDEGIKMDEEGWFSVTPEQIAVRHAARCGGGVVIDAFAGVGGNAIQFATMCHHVIAIDIDPRKVALAFENAKVYGVEEHIDFIVGDFFQLAPSLKGNVVFLSPPWGGPAYKANETFTLDLLKPKNGYSLFQVAQSITPNVIMYLPRNVDLQQVEGLSWLSSPPMKVEIEENMLHGRLKSITAYFGDIVF; encoded by the exons ATGAATAGTGTGATTACTGAAGTTGCAGCGCTACTTAAACGCCGTTGCTCTGCTGGAAAACGCAAACCCAAGTTTTTCAAGAGAAGAG TCAAGATAAAAGCAAAACGGAGAAGTAAAAAAGCAGTAGCTGTTAAAGGAGAAGAAGGAGTTAGCCCACTGGTGAAGAAGTATTGGGTCCAAAGATATGATCTTTTCTTAAGATATGACGAAGGAATTAAGATGGATGAAGAGGGCTGGTTTTCGGTTACGCCGGAGCAGATTGCCGTCAGGCATGCCGCCCGCTGTGGAGGCGGTGTCGTCATTGATGCTTTCGCTGGTGTTGGTGGCAATGCTATCCAATTTGCAACTAT GTGTCATCATGTCATTGCAATTGATATTGACCCTAGAAAAGTTGCATTGGCTTTTGAAAATGCAAAGGTATACGGTGTTGAAGAGCATATTGATTTCATTGTGGGAGACTTTTTCCAACTGGCCCCATCCTTGAAG GGGAACGTAGTATTTCTTTCACCTCCATGGGGTGGTCCAGCATATAAGGCAAATGAAACTTTTACCCTCGACTTACTGAAGCCAAAAAATGG TTATTCATTGTTCCAAGTTGCTCAAAGCATAACACCAAATGTCATTATGTATTTGCCTCGTAATGTGGACTTACAGCAAGTTGAAGGGCTTTCTTGGTTGTCTTCTCCCCCTATGAAAGTCGAG ATTGAAGAGAATATGCTTCATGGAAGGTTGAAGAGCATAACTGCTTATTTTGGTGATATCGTGTTCTAA
- the LOC104225657 gene encoding protein SODIUM POTASSIUM ROOT DEFECTIVE 2-like isoform X1 gives MNYKKLGGSRKMIRGFMCQPEVATAVCMSCDSRSAVVPTARRRMLAEEHAKLINNYSKCTRLGDVPRTLGSMPMISTAATISRKSRNGVGAVSSVPVLTIKKDEEKGSQIVVPSLLSSDNTFQVVVMRVSLHCQGCAGKVKKHLSKMEAGVTSFSIDLDSKRVTVMGHVSPVGVLESISKVKRAEFWP, from the exons ATGAACTACAAAAAATTAGGAGGCAGCAGGAAGATGATCAGAGGATTTATGTGCCAGCCTGAAGTGGCAACTGCAGTGTGCATGAGCTGTGATTCAAGGTCGGCTGTCGTGCCGACGGCGCGACGTAGAATGTTGGCGGAAGAACATGCAAAATTAATTAACAACTACTCCAAATGTACTAGGTTAGGGGATGTACCTCGTACACTTGGTTCTATGCCTATGATCAGTACTGCTGCTACTATTAGTAGGAAATCAAGAAATGGTGTTGGTGCTGTTTCCTCTGTTCCTGTTTTGACTATtaagaaagatgaagaaaaaggTTCCCAAATTGTTGTTCCTTCACTACTCTCTTCAGATAACACATTCCAG GTCGTTGTGATGAGGGTATCTCTTCATTGTCAAGGCTGTGCTGGTAAAGTGAAGAAACATCTCTCCAAAATGGAAG CAGGGGTAACATCATTCAGCATAGACTTGGACAGCAAAAGGGTAACTGTGATGGGACACGTGTCACCTGTTGGTGTGTTGGAAAGCATATCGAAAGTGAAAAGAGCTGAATTTTGGCCCTGA